AACTCGCTGCGCCGCGACCCGCACGCCGCCGCCGGATGCGCCAGGTCGATATCGCTCGGCCCAAAGCGCCCCAGGTAAAAGTTGTACCCCCCATCCCGCCGGGCCCAGAAGTACCCATCCGACAGCATCATCCCGCTGCGCCCGGCCCAGCCGAACCAACCATCCGTCAACATCCCGCGTCGATATCCGATCATCGTTCCCTCGTATATGAAGAAAAGAATTCAGAACTCAGAACACAGAATGAGAGGAGTCCGGCGGACGATGCCCACGCTGCATTCTGAATTCTGACCACTGAGTTCTGGATTCTCTCGGTTCATCCGCCACTCACCACGCGATACTCCACGTCCTCCTCCTGGCTCAGTGTCACCACCAGCTCATCGCCCGCGTCCGCGTCGTCCCGGATCGTCTCGACCCCGTCGGCCAATCGGTACGATGCGTTGTTGACGATCTTCGCCAGCGCCAGGTCGCGCAGGCTGATCGTCACCGGCAGATACCGCTCGAACGGGCTCAAGGCCGCCCCCGCGTCGATCACGCCCACCAGCTCCGGCACGTCGAACGGGGCCGTCCCGTACCGCACGGCAAACCCGTACCAGCCGCCGCCGATCTCGAAAACCGCTGGGGCGCCGGCCAACCGGTCCTGCCCGTCGATCGCGTGCAGACTCGACCATGCCGGTGTTAATCCCGCCTTCGGCGCGCCGTCCTCCGTCACGTACAGCTTGTAGATCATCGATCAGCTCCTTTCTCGAATCGCAGACCGCCTATCGCGCCACCGCCTGCCGGACGTTCGCGTACACCGCCGCCCGGCCGGGCACGTATCGCCGCGCGGCTGAGAGCCCCATCGGCATCACCGCCCCCGCCACGTGCGGATTGACGAACCCCGCCGCCAGGCACGGCGACGCCCCGCGCAGCCGAAAGTCCCCGCCCGCTGCGTCCACGAACCGCGGATCGTCCGCGACGTCCGTCGCATCGCGATACAACCCCAACCCGCTCAACACGCCCACGCAGTTGTTCCTCGAGATGTAGCCCAGCGCGTGGACCGCGTCCTCGTTGTACAAATCCGCCGTCGCATTGCCCCAGACGATGTTGCCCGCCAGCACCGGCGCCGCCTGCGGCTCCGCCAGATCGGCGCCGAACCAGATCCCATACCCGTTGCCCCAGATCACGTTGTTCATGTACGCATCGTCGTAGACGCTCATGACCCGCACGCCCGCCGTAACGTTCGAGCAAATCAGGTTGCCCAGCAGTTCCACCCGCGCCGCCAGCACCCCGACCTGGTTGTCATCGATCGCGTTGCCCACCAGCCGCGCCTGCGACGATGGATTGGCGTTGCAGGCGATCCCCGTCTGGCACCCGTGCACCCGGCATCCCAGAATCGTCACATTCTGGCAGAAGTACCCGACCTCGATCCCGATCGGGCAACCGCACACCTCCACGCCCTCAACCGAGACCAGGTAATCATCGTAGTGGTACTCCGGCTCGAACAGGATCCCGCTGGCTGTGCCGCCGCACATCCGTCCCGGCCCCATCACCCGCACCCGGCGATAGTCGCCGCCGCCGAGCGTCATCACCGTCCAGACCTGGTCCGCCCCGTCCAGCACCGCCCCGTTCAGGCGCACCTGCACCACCGATCCGCCGTACGGCACCTCGCGGGCATAGCTCAGCGTCCGAACGGGCATCCGATCCGGCGCGCAAACCCAGAACGGTCGATTGGTCGACGGATCGGCTGCGCTCGCCGCTTCCGCCAGCGTCAACTGCGTCTGGCTATCCACGCTCTGGATTCGATACGAACGAAACGTCCCGTCCGGATCCGTGACGAACACGTAATCGCCCGCCGCCACGCCCGCGGTGACAAACGCCGCCGTCGCCGAACCGAACGTCGCCGCCGCAACGAACCGCCCGTCCGCCCCCGCCGCCTTCGACTCGGCCCGCCACGTCGCGCTCTGAAGCTGCAGCACGTCGCCCGCCGCCAGCCGATCGAACCCGTACTGGATCGAATGCCACGCCCCAGCCGCGTCGTCCGACGTGCCCGCGTTCCCGTCCAATCCGTCCTGCCGCACGTAATACGTCGTCACGATCTGCTCCCTGGAATTGCCGATGGTTGACTGCCGATTTCATCCCGCCATCCAAGCGCCTGTAGGGCGGGTCATGACCCGCCCTGCAAATCACACAAACGCAATCGCCGCGCTGCTCCAGACCCGCCCGTCGACCGCTGCGTTCAGATACCACGTGCCCGTCGTCGAGTGTCCCACCGACAGCGTCGCCTCGCCCGTCGCGCCGGTCAGCACCGTCCACCGCGCCTTGGCTGCGATCTCCTCGATCACCGCGCCCGTTGTCCAACTCACCGCCCCGTTCGGCGGCGACCCCGTCACCGTCCCAGCCGGCGCGTTCGACAGCCACGCCTCCACTGCGAATACGTGACCGTCGGCCCCGCCCGCTGCGCTTCGCACCGAGACCGTCACCGCGATCGCATTGCCCGCCTCGACGCCCACCGCGATCTGGACCTGCGGGATCATCTCGGCCAACCCCGCCGCCAGCCGCTGAGCCCCCACCGGGCCCGCCAACCCGAACACGTGCGCCGCCCGCCAGTCGGTGATATCGGCGTCGCCGAACGTCCCGCCGCTCGTGGCCACCGTCGCCAGTCGAACGTGCGGCGTCGCCGCGGCGTCGGGAAAACCCGCCACGCTCACCGCCAGCGTCCCATCCGCCAGCAGGTACAGGTAGTTCGTCGCGTTGTCCGTCAGCACCCGATCGGCAACGCCCGCGTACTCCCGCACCGCCGTCCCGTCGAAAAACCGCCCGGGCTTGACGCCCGCCACCAGGTCGCCCGTCTTGTACACCCGCAGCCCCGCCCCGACCGCCGCGTTGCGAGACAACCGATAGATGCACTTGACGAAACTCACGTACCAGTCCAGCCCCTCGCCCTTGATCGGGTAGTACACCCCCGTCACCGGATCGACCAGGCCCGACAGCCCTTCCAACTCCGCATCGCTCGGAAACAGCTCCGTCATCGTTCGCTCCTCGATTTCGAATGTGCCATTTGCTTTGCGTCAACTGTCCGCCGGCAAGTCCGCACTGGCCGTCCAGCGCACCGTCGGCCGGCCGTACGACACCGATGCCAGCTCCAGCCATCGCGGCGCCGCCGGAACCGACGTCACGAACACCAGCCGCGACGGCATCGCCAGATCGACCTTCCCGTTCGACCCGATCAGCCGCACCCCAAAACTGTGGTAGCCGTCGCGATACGACCGCGGCGTCGTCCACGAAAACGGTTCGTTGTAGTAGCCGAACTCACCGCAGCCGAACCGGCCGCACCCAAAGCCGCCGCCCGTCACCCCGCCCTGGGCCCAGCCGAAACTCCCCGTCCCGAACCGGCCGTGGCCGAAACCCGCCTTCTCCCAGACGTTCGCCCACAGCCGAACCGGCAGGCCCGTCAGCATCTCCGCGCCGCTGCTCAAAAACCAATCCGGCCGGTGGAACACCGCGAACCCCAGCGGCCGATGCCACCGGTGCAACTTGACGAACTCGATCGTGATCCTCGCCGCCATCGACGCCTCCTATCGCTCCGCCAGCCGTTCCAACCGGCGGTGAATGTCCTGCGTCCACTTCTCCAGGTCCTCGAGCTTCACGTCCACCGCTGCGATCCGGCCCGCCAACCGGTCCTCCAGACCCGCCAGCCGCGCCGCCAGCAACTCCTCGCTCACCAGCCGGTCGCGACCCACGTGCACCCGACGGTCCACCGTGTGAAAAATCATCCACCCGCCCAACCCCACCAGCAGGGCGCAACACACGTACGTGACGATGTAGCCGACGTCCATCATTCCGCCTCAATACACATGGTAGATCGCCGTCCCATCCGGCCCGAGCCCGTCGAACCGCACCCGCACCAGGTCGCCGACCGCCAACCCGCCCGCGTACCCGCCGCGTTCGGCGACGTGCCCCACGCGGATTGCCGCGGTCTGATCCGGATCGTCAACGAAGCTGTTGACCCCGTCGGGAATCAGCCGAACCACTTCGTACGTCCCGTCTGCGAAATCCGCGCCGATCCGCGCGGCAAACGACTCCGGCCGCCAGATCGCCGGACCGACCGCCGCGGTCAGCGGCGACGCCGTCCGATCCGCCGCCCGCCGATCCGCCTCCAGCGCCGCCACCCGCGCCCGAAGCCGCCGCATCTCCGCCGCCTGTTCCCGCGTCCGGTTCTCGTCCATCTCTGTCACCTCCGTCGCTATACGCCACGCTCCGCGCCGTAGGGTGCGTCCTCCGGACGCACCAGCCCAGCGCCGCCCGCGATTGAACCGCAAATCCCTCCCAACAACCCATGGCCGATCCTCGCATTGGTGTCACAACAACCAACCACACCTGAGCAGAAATGGTGCGTCCGGAGGACGCACCCTACACGCGCTCCGTATCGCGCCGCAGCACCAACGCCAGCCGCCGCGCCGCAAAATCGTACGTCAGGTGCTCGACCACCAGCGATTCGCTTTCCGCGATCGCCGCTTCGCCCAATCCGCGCACCGCCAGCCGCGCCGGACCCGCGGCCAGCTCCGCGGGCAGCGGACCCACCGCCGCCAGACTGATCCGCTCAGCCGCGCGACTCGCCTGCCGCCAGATCCGCCGGGCCCGCTCCGCGGTGATCTGCCGGTCGTCCGGGCAATAGACCACCCGCTCGCGCGGCGCGGCGCTCGCCGGCCCGCTGTGCCCGTCGGCTGGGTAGCGGGCCGCCAGCCGAGGAACGTCGGTGTGATGGCGGTAGCGGATCCGCACCTCGCCCGATTGGCTGTGGCCCGGAACCAGCGCGTTGCGCGAATTGACCCGCCCGTTCGGCGGAACCGCCAGGATCGGATACCGCGAGGTCACCGTCTGCGTCGCGAGGTCCGGTCCGAGCGTCTCGACCGGCGTGAACACCTCCTGACCCGCCGCGCCGATCGTTCGCTGGACCAGCTCGATCGGCTGATCCTCGAGCAGCCCGGCGATATGGCCGTAGCCGAAGCGCCGGTACACCCGCGCCCGGCCGTCGATCACGCTCGCATCCTGTGGATTGACAAATGCGTGGTTCAGTTGCCAGTCCGCCTCCAGTGCCGCGTCCCACGCCGGCGACGCCTCGGCCAGGCCGATCGCCACCTTGCGCTCCGAGACCAGCCGCACCGCCGTGCAGCTTTCCGACGACCGCTCCAGCGACCACCGCGCCGCCGACCACGGCGAACCGCTGGTCAGGTCCAGCGTCTCGCGCGGTAGTTGATCGAACGTCGCCGCCCTCCATCGCCGCGTCGCCGGATCGACGGCCAGCACGTACGGCCCGAACTCCAGGGCCTCGCCGATCGCCGAGGCCAGATCGCCGTTCTCAACCCACAGCCAGTCGATCGGCTCGGACAACGGCGAGACGTCGGCGGCGGCGCAGACGACGTCGCCCGCCGCCCCGGCCTGGCGCAGGGCGTCGGCGTGACGTTCGAGCAGGTCAAGCAGCACGCCGCCGACCGTCGCGTTTCGATAGGACACCACGGGCACGCCGGCGGCGTCCACCGCCGAGACCGAACCGGCCAGATCGACCGGGCCCGACGCCTCCACCAGCCGCCCGCGGCTCTGCCCGTCGGCCCACGCCCGCTCCGCCGTCGTGCGGCCGGCGAACACCAGCGCCTCGCCGCACCAGAATCGCACCGCCGCTGCCAACCCCGGCGAGCCGGCGTCGCGGTCGACGCGAAACGTCAGACGCCGCCGTCCGTCCAGGCCGCCCGTCAACCGCTGTGGCGTCGTGCCCGGCCTGGCCGTCCGATCGTTGATCTCCAGCCGATACTCGGTCATCGCTTACTCCTGCTCCGCGAACACCGGGGCTGCGTCCGTCTGGAACGTCAGCACCACCTGGTCCGACCACCGCGCGTCGTGCGGGTCCGACGGCCGCGGCCGCTCGAGCGACAGCAGCTTGCCGTAGCCGTAATCGACCACGAGCCGATTCAACTCGTCCATCACCCCGATCCACCGCGCCCCGCCGTCGGCCCACGCCGCCAGGTCGAACACCCACCGCTCGAACGCCAGGAAGTCCGCCGCCCGATACCGAACCCGAAACGTCGGATACAGCGCCAGCCCCAGCGGCCGATCGTCCACCGGCACCACAGGCCCCAGCGTCTGCCCGGAACCGCCGGCCTTCGCCGTCGCCTCCCAGCGGCCCATCGCCACGATCAACTCGTCGCCCACCGCCACGTTGCCGAACATCAGCTTGTACATCGCGTCGGTCTCCTTGCGATCACGTCGCCGCCGCGGACAGCTCGTCGCGCCCGATCAGAAACGTCACCGTCAGCTCCAGCAGCACCGCCCGCTGACGCGACCGGCGAAGGTCGTTGCGCCACTGCATCAGCCGGCCGTCGGCATCCTGCTCGACCTTGTCCAGCGCCAGCGTCAGTCGGCCCGTCCGCATCCGCACCTCCAGCACCCGCGCCAGGCCCAGGTCCGGCAGGCCCGCCTCCAGCGCCGCCGCCACCGCCAACCGCAGCGCGTTGACCTTCCCCAGCGCCAGCGTGTCGGTCCAGATCGCGATCTGAAAATCCTCGCTCGCCCGCAGGTGCGCGGGTGAGTGGTTCAGGTCGAGTTGTCCGCCGCTCTGATCGACGATCAGCACCGCTTCATCGGCGTTCTGAGGAACCGGGGCGTCGCGCTCGTCCACCCCGTACCGGCACCGGTTGGCCGGCGCGAACGCCGCCGTCACACCCGCCGAGGCCGGGCCCTCCTCCAGGTAAAACCAGATGCGATCAAGTATCTGCGTCCAGGGGTTCATCGTTGCGTCCTGTTCTTGTTGGGCTTTGGCCATCTGTAGGGCGGGAGGTTCTGCGGCAAAGCCGCAGGTTCACCCGCCATCTTCCTTCTCGCTTGCTCACCAATCCCAGCCGTCGCCGCGCAGATGGCTCAGGTCGTCGGTCGCTTGGCCGACCGTGCGGCCCGTGCCCGCGCTGACGCGGCCGGCTCGCGCCACGCCCGCCAGCAGCGTGCCGCGCCCCAAATCCTGAAGCTGGGCCAGCGTTCTGGCGTACAGGGCCTCCATCGCGTTGGCCCGGTCGCGCAGGCCGCGCCACGCGTAGATGTGGAACCCCGCCACCGTCACCGTCCACTGGCGAAGCTGGCTTTGCACCCGCGCGGGAAGTTCCGCGAATGCATCGGCGGCGAACGGCGCGGCGTAGCCGGCGCGGGCCAGGTAGCCGTCGACGATCCCCTCCGCTGCGACCAGGGCCGTCTCGATCCCCGCCTGCTCAGCGGGGCCGAGCGCGCCGTCGCGGTCCTTGTCCGCCCAGTCGGCGACGTTGGCCGCCGAGAAGAACTGCTCCAGGTCGGCTTGCGTGGCGTAGGTGGGCATGGTGTCCTCACATGTGGGATTGGGGATTGGGGATTAGGGGTTGGGGAAGAAGGCGGGCGCTTGTCGATCAGCGCCCGCCGTTCTCCTGCCGCCGCCTACGTGAACTGCGTCCGCAGGCAGTGCTGCCAGTAGCCGTACGCCATCGCGTAGCGGGCCCGGACGCCGTAGAGGTACTTTTCCCGCTTGAACGACTCCTCGGAGCCTTCGGCCAGGGCGGTAAACTCGAGCGCCTCGCGGTCCTGGAACACGAACGGCCGAACCTCGACGTCGGTGCGGCAGAGGTACCACCGGTCGGACGAACTCAATCGCGGGAAGACCGCCACCTGGGCCTCGCCCGAGAGGATGTTGGTCGAGCTGCCGAGGATCTCGGCGCTGAGGGCCTGCTTGGCGGCGTACCACAAAACCGGCGGGACCACCACGACGAGCTGGCCGACGTCGCCCGCGATCGGTTCGCCCTGGTCGTCCTTGTAGGCCAGCATCGTTTCGACCGCCTGCCGGTACGAGCCGGCGAACTCCTCGGGCGTGACCGCCTCGGCGTTGGCGGCGTCGAAGGTCAACGCGTTGCTCTGGACGCCGCTGGCCCCGCTCTGGTGGTCGGCTGCGAAGTACGTCCTGCCGTCGTAGGCGACGTAGTCGGCCTCGCCGCCGAGCTCCATCAGCACGGCCAGCAGCTTGTCCGGATGCCCAGCCGCGCGGCGGGCCAACTCGCGGACCCGCACCGCGATCTGACCGAGCTGATCGTCGGCCAGTTCGTCGCGATCGACCTCGATCGTCGCCTCGTACTTCTGGTTCTCGACGTTGTACGACTCGCTGCGCAGCCCCCTGGCCAGCCGGCCCGTGCCCCAGGCCCGCATCGGCGGGACGGTGCCCAGCCAGCGGTAGTTCTCCGACGGACCGCTCGACTTGACCACCGTGGCCAGCCGCTTCCAGACCGGCGAGACCGCCTTGAGCGCCGAAAAGAAATTGCCCTTCAGGGCCGTGGTCGTCAGACCCGTATCGATGATGGTTGACATGCGATGCTCCCTTGTGAAGTGGTTGTTCCGTTCGCGATCGGCTCGTTGGTTCCCCCGCTACGGCAGGGGGAAGTACTCGATGGCGAGGCCCCCGCCCACGCCGGCGGCGGCGTTGGCCTGACCGACCCTGGCCCACAGCCGCGTGTTGGCGGCGACCGTCGTGCCCGCCAGGATCAGGTTCGACGGCGTGCCGTCGACCAGCGTGGTCAGGTTGAAGCTGTCCACGATCTCGTCGGGATCGGCGGCGTCGGCGCCCACGTCCAGCGCCCCCTGGTCCGGTTTGGTCTCGAACCAGCACTGGGCCTTGACCACCACGATCGGGGTCGACCAGCAGCCGACGGGGTTCTTCGCCGCCGCCGCGGTCGATGAGGCCAACGGGACGCAGACGTTCGCCGTGAAGCGCCGCTGCGGATCGATCCGTACGATGATCGAGCCGGCCGCGGGCACGTCGACGATCCGGCCGACGTAGCTGGCCGATCCGCCGGCGAAAGTCAGCGTGTTGTCGTCGGTGGCGAAGACGGGCCGGCCGATCGCGGTCTTGGTCGCCCCGGCCAGGGCGAACTCGAAGTCGCCCTCGGTGAAGATCGTCACCTCGCGGCCGCCGTCGGCCCCGGCGGCGTTGTCGCACTTCTCGTAGGCCAGGCCCTGGAACTGGTCCGCCGCCTGCAGCGGCCGGGCGCAGCCGCAGAGGCGGTCCAGCCCCACCAGGGCGCCGCGGTAGATCACCGCCAGGGCCTTGACCGCCAGCGTGCGAAGCTGCTGGTCGATGTACCGGTTGACGTTGCTGTCGCTGCTTAGGGTCATCGTGTGCTCCTTGCGAAATGGGTTGCGTTTCGGTCAGACGGTCAGGGGATTGGCGGCGTCGCCTTCGATCCGCTGGAGTTCAGCCAGGTCCTCGAGGCTCACGCCCATCCGCGTGAAGAACTCGCGGTGCTCGTGGAACTGCCGGGCGGCTTTGGCGGCGGCGGGGTCGGGCTTGCCCGCGCGATGGGCCGCGTCGTCGGTTTCGAGGGTCACGACGCCGCGGCGGGAGCGGTAGAACTCCATCC
Above is a genomic segment from Phycisphaerae bacterium containing:
- a CDS encoding DUF1320 family protein — protein: MPTYATQADLEQFFSAANVADWADKDRDGALGPAEQAGIETALVAAEGIVDGYLARAGYAAPFAADAFAELPARVQSQLRQWTVTVAGFHIYAWRGLRDRANAMEALYARTLAQLQDLGRGTLLAGVARAGRVSAGTGRTVGQATDDLSHLRGDGWDW